The Lactuca sativa cultivar Salinas chromosome 2, Lsat_Salinas_v11, whole genome shotgun sequence genome includes a window with the following:
- the LOC111912158 gene encoding uncharacterized protein LOC111912158, whose protein sequence is MVFSKLATALTVIFFVSIVALICELLYVLWRHRSFRRHSSPPPPTHIGDQNPDNFPTADAATKELLLYFFCLKPHIPEDSSGRPNKNTDASSPNDEVIDVFKLFEANGPSRFLCTIKEEDKEDVESTSDVDFANRSTTKSSGLQSGVQLAREPVAVEEEEEEVAVTVDGDDGSMKTEFSTPCDSPLFFTPEGSPSREVIDLEFVISVHATGNVDER, encoded by the coding sequence ATGGTTTTTAGCAAGCTCGCTACTGCTCTAACAGTGATCTTCTTCGTCTCCATCGTAGCTCTCATCTGCGAACTCCTGTACGTTCTATGGCGCCACCGTTCCTTCCGCCGCCACTCCTCCCCTCCTCCTCCTACCCACATCGGCGACCAAAACCCTGATAACTTCCCCACCGCCGATGCTGCAACTAAGGAGCTGCTGCTTTACTTCTTCTGCTTGAAACCACATATACCAGAAGATTCATCTGGACGACCCAACAAGAACACAGATGCATCATCGCCGAACGACGAGGTGATTGACGTTTTTAAGTTGTTTGAAGCAAATGGACCCTCGAGGTTTCTTTGCACTATCAAAGAGGAAGACAAAGAAGATGTGGAATCAACGTCTGACGTTGACTTTGCAAACAGATCGACGACAAAGAGTTCGGGCTTGCAGTCGGGTGTTCAGTTAGCTCGGGAACCAGTGGcggtggaggaggaggaggaggaggtcgCTGTGACGGTTGACGGGGATGATGGAAGTATGAAGACGGAGTTCTCTACGCCGTGTGATTCACCGTTGTTTTTTACGCCGGAGGGATCTCCGTCACGAGAGGTTATAGATTTGGAGTTCGTTATTTCCGTTCATGCAACCGGAAACGTGGATGAAAGATGA